From Ailuropoda melanoleuca isolate Jingjing chromosome 8, ASM200744v2, whole genome shotgun sequence, a single genomic window includes:
- the TRIM29 gene encoding tripartite motif-containing protein 29 isoform X3 → MEATDASRSNGASPEARDARSPPGPNSTLENGAKAEGQDAKTTNGHGGEAAEGKSLGGAPKPGEGKSSLFSGSEWRRPIIQFVESVDDKASSYFSMDSGDGKRSPYAGLQLGAGRKPPLSFAEKGELRKSIFSEPRKPTVSIVEPGEARRNSYPRADGGLLLRSKSGSEEVLCDSCIGNKQKAVKSCLVCQASFCELHLKPHLEGAAFRDHQLLEPIRDFEARKCPLHGKTMELFCQTDQTCICYLCMFQEHKNHSTVTVEEAKAEKETELSLQKEQLQLKIIEIEDEAEKWQKEKDRIKSFTTSEKAILEQSFQDLVRDLEKQKEEVRAALEQREQDAVDQVKVIVDALDERAKVLHEDKQTREQMQTISDSVLFLQEFGALMSNYSLPPPLPTYHVLLEGEGLGQSLGNFKDDLLNVCMRHVEKMCKADLSRNFIERNHMENGADHRYMNNYSNSYASEWSAPDTMKRYSMYLTPKGGARTSYQPGSPSRLSKETNQKNFNNLYGTKGNYTSRVWEYSSTIQNSDDGPAVQGSSSFSLKGYPSLIRSQSPKAQPQTWKSGKQTLLSHYRPFYVNKGNGMGSNEAP, encoded by the exons ATGGAAGCCACAGATGCCTCCAGAAGCAATGGGGCCAGCCCGGAAGCCAGGGATGCCCGCAGCCCCCCGGGCCCCAACAGCACCCTGGAGAATGGGGCCAAGGCCGAAGGCCAAGATGCCAAGACCACCAATGGGCACGGCGGGGAGGCGGCCGAGGGCAAGAGCCTGGGCGGCGCCCCGAAGCCAGGGGAGGGCAAGAGCTCCCTGTTCTCGGGGAGCGAGTGGCGACGGCCCATCATTCAGTTTGTCGAGTCCGTGGACGACAAGGCCTCCAGCTACTTCAGCATGGACTCCGGGGATGGCAAGAGGTCCCCCTACGCCGGGCTCCAGCTGGGGGCTGGCAGGAAGCCGCCCCTCTCCTTTGCCGAGAAGGGGGAGCTTCGCAAGTCCATCTTCTCGGAGCCCCGAAAGCCCACGGTGTCCATCGTGGAGCCCGGGGAGGCCCGGCGGAACAGCTACCCCAGGGCCGACGGCGGCCTCCTCCTGCGCTCCAAGTCGGGCTCCGAGGAGGTCCTGTGTGACTCCTGCATCGGCAACAAGCAGAAGGCCGTCAAGTCCTGCCTGGTGTGCCAGGCCTCCTTCTGCGAGCTGCACCTCAAGCCCCACCTGGAGGGCGCCGCCTTCCGCGACCACCAGCTGCTCGAGCCCATCCGGGACTTCGAGGCCCGCAAGTGCCCCCTGCACGGCAAGACCATGGAGCTCTTCTGCCAGACGGACCAGACCTGCATCTGTTATCTCTGCATGTTCCAGGAGCACAAGAACCACAGCACGGTGACCGTGGAAGAGGCTAAGGCCGAGAAGGAG ACAGAGCTGTCACTGCAAAAGGAACAGCTACAGCTGAAGATCATCGAGATAGAGGATGAAGCTGAgaagtggcagaaggagaaggaccGCATCAAG AGCTTCACCACCAGTGAGAAGGCGATCCTGGAGCAAAGCTTCCAGGACCTGGTGCGGGACTTGGAGAAGCAAAAGGAGGAAGTGAGGGCTGCATTGGAACAGCGGGAGCAGGATGCCGTGGACCAAGTGAAGGTGATCGTGGATGCTCTGGACGAGAGGGCCAAGGTGCTGCATGAGGACAAGCAGACCAGGGAGCAGATGCAAACCATCAGTGACTCGGTGCTGTTCCTGCAG GAATTTGGTGCATTGATGAGCAATtactccctcccaccacccctgcccacctACCATGTTCTGCTGGAGGGGGAGGGCCTGGGACAGTCCCTTGGCAACTTCAAGGATGACCTGCTCAATGTGTGCATGCGCCATGTTGAGAAGATGTGCAAGGCAGACCTGAGTCGTAACTTCATCGAGAGGAACCACATGGAGAACG GGGCTGACCACCGCTACATGAACAACTACTCTAACAGCTACGCGAGCGAGTGGAGCGCGCCTGACACCATGAAGAGATACTCCATGTACCTCACGCCCAAGG GTGGGGCCAGGACGTCGTACCAGCCGGGGTCCCCCAGCCGCCTCTCCAAGGAGACCAACCAGAAGAACTTCAACAACCTCTACGGCACCAAAG GTAACTACACCTCCAGGGTCTGGGAGTACTCCTCCACCATCCAGAACTCCGATGACGGGCCTGCTGTCCAAGgcagctcctccttctccctgaaAG GCTATCCTTCCCTCATCAGGAGCCAGAGCCCCAAGGCCCAGCCCCAGACTTGGAAATCTGGCAAGCAGACTTTGCTG TCTCACTACCGGCCCTTCTATGTCAACAAAGGCAATGGGATGGGGTCCAACGAGGCCCCGTGA
- the TRIM29 gene encoding tripartite motif-containing protein 29 isoform X1: MEATDASRSNGASPEARDARSPPGPNSTLENGAKAEGQDAKTTNGHGGEAAEGKSLGGAPKPGEGKSSLFSGSEWRRPIIQFVESVDDKASSYFSMDSGDGKRSPYAGLQLGAGRKPPLSFAEKGELRKSIFSEPRKPTVSIVEPGEARRNSYPRADGGLLLRSKSGSEEVLCDSCIGNKQKAVKSCLVCQASFCELHLKPHLEGAAFRDHQLLEPIRDFEARKCPLHGKTMELFCQTDQTCICYLCMFQEHKNHSTVTVEEAKAEKETELSLQKEQLQLKIIEIEDEAEKWQKEKDRIKSFTTSEKAILEQSFQDLVRDLEKQKEEVRAALEQREQDAVDQVKVIVDALDERAKVLHEDKQTREQMQTISDSVLFLQEFGALMSNYSLPPPLPTYHVLLEGEGLGQSLGNFKDDLLNVCMRHVEKMCKADLSRNFIERNHMENGADHRYMNNYSNSYASEWSAPDTMKRYSMYLTPKGGARTSYQPGSPSRLSKETNQKNFNNLYGTKGNYTSRVWEYSSTIQNSDDGPAVQGSSSFSLKAGAGKAPYQFTTLGQATTEFSKPLDGSGRFKNNPGYPSLIRSQSPKAQPQTWKSGKQTLLSHYRPFYVNKGNGMGSNEAP; the protein is encoded by the exons ATGGAAGCCACAGATGCCTCCAGAAGCAATGGGGCCAGCCCGGAAGCCAGGGATGCCCGCAGCCCCCCGGGCCCCAACAGCACCCTGGAGAATGGGGCCAAGGCCGAAGGCCAAGATGCCAAGACCACCAATGGGCACGGCGGGGAGGCGGCCGAGGGCAAGAGCCTGGGCGGCGCCCCGAAGCCAGGGGAGGGCAAGAGCTCCCTGTTCTCGGGGAGCGAGTGGCGACGGCCCATCATTCAGTTTGTCGAGTCCGTGGACGACAAGGCCTCCAGCTACTTCAGCATGGACTCCGGGGATGGCAAGAGGTCCCCCTACGCCGGGCTCCAGCTGGGGGCTGGCAGGAAGCCGCCCCTCTCCTTTGCCGAGAAGGGGGAGCTTCGCAAGTCCATCTTCTCGGAGCCCCGAAAGCCCACGGTGTCCATCGTGGAGCCCGGGGAGGCCCGGCGGAACAGCTACCCCAGGGCCGACGGCGGCCTCCTCCTGCGCTCCAAGTCGGGCTCCGAGGAGGTCCTGTGTGACTCCTGCATCGGCAACAAGCAGAAGGCCGTCAAGTCCTGCCTGGTGTGCCAGGCCTCCTTCTGCGAGCTGCACCTCAAGCCCCACCTGGAGGGCGCCGCCTTCCGCGACCACCAGCTGCTCGAGCCCATCCGGGACTTCGAGGCCCGCAAGTGCCCCCTGCACGGCAAGACCATGGAGCTCTTCTGCCAGACGGACCAGACCTGCATCTGTTATCTCTGCATGTTCCAGGAGCACAAGAACCACAGCACGGTGACCGTGGAAGAGGCTAAGGCCGAGAAGGAG ACAGAGCTGTCACTGCAAAAGGAACAGCTACAGCTGAAGATCATCGAGATAGAGGATGAAGCTGAgaagtggcagaaggagaaggaccGCATCAAG AGCTTCACCACCAGTGAGAAGGCGATCCTGGAGCAAAGCTTCCAGGACCTGGTGCGGGACTTGGAGAAGCAAAAGGAGGAAGTGAGGGCTGCATTGGAACAGCGGGAGCAGGATGCCGTGGACCAAGTGAAGGTGATCGTGGATGCTCTGGACGAGAGGGCCAAGGTGCTGCATGAGGACAAGCAGACCAGGGAGCAGATGCAAACCATCAGTGACTCGGTGCTGTTCCTGCAG GAATTTGGTGCATTGATGAGCAATtactccctcccaccacccctgcccacctACCATGTTCTGCTGGAGGGGGAGGGCCTGGGACAGTCCCTTGGCAACTTCAAGGATGACCTGCTCAATGTGTGCATGCGCCATGTTGAGAAGATGTGCAAGGCAGACCTGAGTCGTAACTTCATCGAGAGGAACCACATGGAGAACG GGGCTGACCACCGCTACATGAACAACTACTCTAACAGCTACGCGAGCGAGTGGAGCGCGCCTGACACCATGAAGAGATACTCCATGTACCTCACGCCCAAGG GTGGGGCCAGGACGTCGTACCAGCCGGGGTCCCCCAGCCGCCTCTCCAAGGAGACCAACCAGAAGAACTTCAACAACCTCTACGGCACCAAAG GTAACTACACCTCCAGGGTCTGGGAGTACTCCTCCACCATCCAGAACTCCGATGACGGGCCTGCTGTCCAAGgcagctcctccttctccctgaaAG cagGCGCTGGGAAAGCCCCTTATCAGTTCACCACCTTGGGACAGGCCACCACAGAGTTTTCCAAACCACTGGACGGCAGTGGGCGGTTTAAAAATAATCCTG GCTATCCTTCCCTCATCAGGAGCCAGAGCCCCAAGGCCCAGCCCCAGACTTGGAAATCTGGCAAGCAGACTTTGCTG TCTCACTACCGGCCCTTCTATGTCAACAAAGGCAATGGGATGGGGTCCAACGAGGCCCCGTGA
- the TRIM29 gene encoding tripartite motif-containing protein 29 isoform X2 has protein sequence MEATDASRSNGASPEARDARSPPGPNSTLENGAKAEGQDAKTTNGHGGEAAEGKSLGGAPKPGEGKSSLFSGSEWRRPIIQFVESVDDKASSYFSMDSGDGKRSPYAGLQLGAGRKPPLSFAEKGELRKSIFSEPRKPTVSIVEPGEARRNSYPRADGGLLLRSKSGSEEVLCDSCIGNKQKAVKSCLVCQASFCELHLKPHLEGAAFRDHQLLEPIRDFEARKCPLHGKTMELFCQTDQTCICYLCMFQEHKNHSTVTVEEAKAEKETELSLQKEQLQLKIIEIEDEAEKWQKEKDRIKSFTTSEKAILEQSFQDLVRDLEKQKEEVRAALEQREQDAVDQVKVIVDALDERAKVLHEDKQTREQMQTISDSVLFLQEFGALMSNYSLPPPLPTYHVLLEGEGLGQSLGNFKDDLLNVCMRHVEKMCKADLSRNFIERNHMENGADHRYMNNYSNSYASEWSAPDTMKRYSMYLTPKGGARTSYQPGSPSRLSKETNQKNFNNLYGTKGNYTSRVWEYSSTIQNSDDGPAVQGSSSFSLKGAGKAPYQFTTLGQATTEFSKPLDGSGRFKNNPGYPSLIRSQSPKAQPQTWKSGKQTLLSHYRPFYVNKGNGMGSNEAP, from the exons ATGGAAGCCACAGATGCCTCCAGAAGCAATGGGGCCAGCCCGGAAGCCAGGGATGCCCGCAGCCCCCCGGGCCCCAACAGCACCCTGGAGAATGGGGCCAAGGCCGAAGGCCAAGATGCCAAGACCACCAATGGGCACGGCGGGGAGGCGGCCGAGGGCAAGAGCCTGGGCGGCGCCCCGAAGCCAGGGGAGGGCAAGAGCTCCCTGTTCTCGGGGAGCGAGTGGCGACGGCCCATCATTCAGTTTGTCGAGTCCGTGGACGACAAGGCCTCCAGCTACTTCAGCATGGACTCCGGGGATGGCAAGAGGTCCCCCTACGCCGGGCTCCAGCTGGGGGCTGGCAGGAAGCCGCCCCTCTCCTTTGCCGAGAAGGGGGAGCTTCGCAAGTCCATCTTCTCGGAGCCCCGAAAGCCCACGGTGTCCATCGTGGAGCCCGGGGAGGCCCGGCGGAACAGCTACCCCAGGGCCGACGGCGGCCTCCTCCTGCGCTCCAAGTCGGGCTCCGAGGAGGTCCTGTGTGACTCCTGCATCGGCAACAAGCAGAAGGCCGTCAAGTCCTGCCTGGTGTGCCAGGCCTCCTTCTGCGAGCTGCACCTCAAGCCCCACCTGGAGGGCGCCGCCTTCCGCGACCACCAGCTGCTCGAGCCCATCCGGGACTTCGAGGCCCGCAAGTGCCCCCTGCACGGCAAGACCATGGAGCTCTTCTGCCAGACGGACCAGACCTGCATCTGTTATCTCTGCATGTTCCAGGAGCACAAGAACCACAGCACGGTGACCGTGGAAGAGGCTAAGGCCGAGAAGGAG ACAGAGCTGTCACTGCAAAAGGAACAGCTACAGCTGAAGATCATCGAGATAGAGGATGAAGCTGAgaagtggcagaaggagaaggaccGCATCAAG AGCTTCACCACCAGTGAGAAGGCGATCCTGGAGCAAAGCTTCCAGGACCTGGTGCGGGACTTGGAGAAGCAAAAGGAGGAAGTGAGGGCTGCATTGGAACAGCGGGAGCAGGATGCCGTGGACCAAGTGAAGGTGATCGTGGATGCTCTGGACGAGAGGGCCAAGGTGCTGCATGAGGACAAGCAGACCAGGGAGCAGATGCAAACCATCAGTGACTCGGTGCTGTTCCTGCAG GAATTTGGTGCATTGATGAGCAATtactccctcccaccacccctgcccacctACCATGTTCTGCTGGAGGGGGAGGGCCTGGGACAGTCCCTTGGCAACTTCAAGGATGACCTGCTCAATGTGTGCATGCGCCATGTTGAGAAGATGTGCAAGGCAGACCTGAGTCGTAACTTCATCGAGAGGAACCACATGGAGAACG GGGCTGACCACCGCTACATGAACAACTACTCTAACAGCTACGCGAGCGAGTGGAGCGCGCCTGACACCATGAAGAGATACTCCATGTACCTCACGCCCAAGG GTGGGGCCAGGACGTCGTACCAGCCGGGGTCCCCCAGCCGCCTCTCCAAGGAGACCAACCAGAAGAACTTCAACAACCTCTACGGCACCAAAG GTAACTACACCTCCAGGGTCTGGGAGTACTCCTCCACCATCCAGAACTCCGATGACGGGCCTGCTGTCCAAGgcagctcctccttctccctgaaAG GCGCTGGGAAAGCCCCTTATCAGTTCACCACCTTGGGACAGGCCACCACAGAGTTTTCCAAACCACTGGACGGCAGTGGGCGGTTTAAAAATAATCCTG GCTATCCTTCCCTCATCAGGAGCCAGAGCCCCAAGGCCCAGCCCCAGACTTGGAAATCTGGCAAGCAGACTTTGCTG TCTCACTACCGGCCCTTCTATGTCAACAAAGGCAATGGGATGGGGTCCAACGAGGCCCCGTGA